A region of Pseudorasbora parva isolate DD20220531a chromosome 14, ASM2467924v1, whole genome shotgun sequence DNA encodes the following proteins:
- the LOC137040381 gene encoding elongation factor 2b-like translates to MVNFTVDQIRGIMDKKSNIRNMSVIAHVDHGKSTLTDSLVSKAGIIASARAGETRFTDTRKDEQERCITIKSTAISLFYELSDKDLAFIKQCKDGSGFLINLIDSPGHVDFSSEVTAALRVTDGALVVVDCVSGVCVQTETVLRQAIGERIKPVLMMNKMDRALLELQLAPEELYQTFQRIVENVNVIISTYGEDENGPMGNIMIDPIIGTVGFGSGLHGWAFTLKQFAEMYVMKFAAKGEAPLGPAERCKKVEDMMKKLWGDRYFDPASGKFSKSATSPDGKRLPRTFAQLILDPIFKIFDAIMNFKKEDTAKLVEKLDIKLDAEDKEKEGKPLLKAVMRRWLPAGEALLQMITIHLPSPVTAQKYRCELLYEGPGDDEAAMGIKNCDPKAPLMMYISKMVPTTDKGRFYAFGRVFSGCVSTGLKVRIMGPNFTPGKKEDLYLKPIQRTILMMGRYVEPIEDVPCGNIVGLVGVDQFLVKTGTITTFEQAHNMRVMKFSVSPVVRVAVEAKNPADLPKLVEGLKRLAKSDPMVQCIIEESGEHIIAGAGELHLEICLKDLEEDHACIPLKKSDPVVSYRETVSDESKQMCLSKSPNKHNRLFMKARPLSEGLPEDIDKGEVTSRQEMKARARYLVDKYEWEITEARKIWCFGPDGTGPNLLVDVTKGVQYLNEIKDSVVAGFQWATKEGVLCEENMRGVRFDVHDVTLHTDAIHRGGGQIIPTARRVLYACQLTAEPRLLEPVYLVEIQCPESVVGGIYGVLNRKRGLVFEESQVMGTPMFVVKAYLPVNESFGFTADLRSNTSGQAFPQCVFDHWQILPGDPMDANSKPSQIVADTRKRKGLKEGIPALDNYLDKL, encoded by the exons ATG GTGAACTTCACTGTAGACCAGATCCGTGGCATCATGGACAAGAAGTCCAACATCCgtaacatgtctgtgattgcgCATGTTGATCATGGCAAGTCCACTTTGACCGACTCGCTGGTGTCAAAAGCTGGTATCATCGCTTCAGCCCGTGCTGGTGAAACCCGATTCACGGATACGAGGAAGGATGAGCAGGAGCGTTGCATCACCATCAAGTCCAC TGCCATCTCCTTGTTCTATGAGCTCAGTGACAAGGATTTGGCCTTCATTAAGCAATGCAAGGATGGCTCAGGCTTCCTCATTAACCTGATTGACTCCCCTGGGCATGTTGACTTCTCTTCAGAGGTTACGGCTGCACTGCGTGTCACGGATGGCGCATTGGTGGTGGTAGATTGTGTGTCTG GTGTGTGCGTGCAGACTGAGACTGTGCTCCGACAAGCAATTGGTGAGAGGATAAAGCCAGTATTGATGATGAACAAGATGGACCGTGCAttgctggagctgcagctggcCCCTGAAGAGCTTTACCAGACTTTCCAGCGCATTGTTGAGAATGTCAACGTGATCATCTCCACCTATGGCGAGGATGAGAATGGACCCATGGGCAACATTATG ATTGATCCAATTATTGGTACTGTTGGCTTTGGATCTGGACTGCATGGATGGGCCTTCACTTTGAAGCAGTTTGCTGAGATGTATGTGATGAAGTTTGCTGCCAAGGGTGAAGCCCCACTGGGACCAGCTGAGCGGTGCAAGAAGGTGGAGGACATGATGAAGAAGCTTTGGGGAGACCG GTACTTTGACCCTGCTTCTGGCAAGTTCAGCAAGTCTGCCACCTCACCAGATGGCAAGAGGCTTCCCAGGACTTTCGCTCAACTGATCCTGGACCCTATCTTCAAA ATATTTGATGCCATCATGAACTTCAAGAAGGAGGATACTGCCAAGCTGGTTGAGAAGCTGGACATTAAGCTAGATGCCGAGGACAAGGAGAAGGAGGGCAAGCCCCTGCTAAAGGCTGTGATGCGTCGCTGGCTGCCTGCTGGAGAGGCTCTACTTCAGATGATCACCATCCACCTTCCCTCACCAGTAACTGCACAGAAATACCGGTGTGAGCTGCTATATGAAGGACCTGGAGATGATGAGGCTGCCATGG GCATCAAGAACTGCGACCCCAAAGCACCTCTCATGATGTACATTTCTAAGATGGTTCCGACCACTGACAAAGGTCGTTTCTATGCCTTTGGTCGTGTCTTCTCTGGCTGTGTGTCCACTGGCCTGAAGGTTCGCATAATGGGACCAAACTTCACTCCTGGAAAAAAGGAGGATCTTTACCTCAAACCCATTCAAAG GACCATTCTGATGATGGGCCGTTATGTCGAACCTATTGAGGATGTGCCTTGCGGCAATATTGTGGGTCTGGTAGGTGTGGATCAGTTTTTGGTAAAGACCGGAACCATCACAACTTTCGAGCAAGCCCACAATATGCGCGTGATGAAATTCAGTGTCAGTCCTGTGGTGAGGGTGGCCGTAGAGGCCAAGAACCCTGCTGACCTCCCTAAACTGGTGGAAGGGTTGAAGCGTCTGGCCAAGTCAGATCCCATGGTGCAGTGCATCATTGAGGAGTCTGGTGAGCATATTATTGCTGGAGCTGGTGAACTTCATTTGGAGATTTGCCTGAAGGACCTTGAAGAGGACCATGCCTGCATTCCCCTCAAG AAATCAGATCCAGTTGTGTCCTACAGAGAGACTGTCAGTGACGAGTCCAAACAAATGTGCCTTTCCAAGTCCCCGAACAAGCACAATCGTCTCTTCATGAAAGCCCGTCCTCTGTCCGAGGGTCTTCCTGAAGATATTGATAAGGGTGAGGTTACTTCCAGGCAGGAGATGAAGGCTCGTGCCCGTTACCTTGTTGATAAGTACGAGTGGGAAATCACAGAAGCACGTAAGATCTGGTGCTTTGGCCCTGATGGAACTGGGCCCAACCTCTTGGTGGATGTTACAAAGGGAGTCCAATATTTGAATGAGATCAAGGATAGTGTGGTGGCTGGATTTCAATGGGCCACTAAAGAG GGTGTCTTGTGCGAGGAGAACATGCGTGGTGTTCGTTTTGATGTTCATGATGTAACCCTACACACTGACGCAATCCATCGTGGTGGTGGCCAGATCATTCCCACAGCCCGCAGAGTGCTTTACGCCTGTCAGCTCACTGCTGAGCCCAGGCTTCTTGAGCCTGTTTACCTGGTGGAGATTCAG TGCCCAGAGTCAGTTGTTGGTGGCATCTATGGTGTACTAAACAGGAAGCGTGGGCTTGTGTTTGAGGAGTCCCAGGTGATGGGAACACCCATGTTTGTGGTCAAAGCCTACCTGCCTGTCAACGAGTCATTTG GTTTCACAGCTGACCTTCGCTCCAACACATCTGGCCAGGCTTTCCCACAGTGTGTGTTTGACCATTGGCAAATCCTGCCTGGGGACCCCATGGATGCTAACTCCAAGCCGTCCCAGATTGTGGCTGACACACGAAAACGCAAGGGGCTCAAAGAAGGCATTCCAGCTTTAGACAACTACTTGGATAAATTGTAg
- the btbd2a gene encoding BTB/POZ domain-containing protein 2a isoform X3 has protein sequence MRCCVCLFQQSLQCSPSKMAAGESNSRSSCLNLTNSGPLGNAPPSNSAHSSPASNGGSMGTAGGINRSAGNSNPQSGPENGGGAESAVRSTPSTQNNSRQSIGQSGATSGAASNMTATSSSSSSSASTASTDASAAVPSLPSSPASVLVYREPVYNWQATKSTVKERFAFLFNNEVLSDVHFLVGKGMGVQRIPAHRFLYSDEVQIGPETVMTTLYTAKKYAVPALEAHCVEFLKKNLRADNAFMLLTQARLFDEPQLASLCLENIDKNTADALAAEGFTDIDLDTLMAVLERDTLGVREVRLFGAAVRWADAEAQRQQLQPTPENKRRVLGKSLSLIRFPLMTIEEFAAGPAQSGILTDREVVSLFLHFTVNPKPHVEFIDRPRCCLRGKECSITRFSQVESRWGYSGTSDRIRFSVNRRIFVVGFGLYGSIHGPTDYQVNIQIIHTDSNTVLGQNDTGFSCDGTASTFRVMFKEPVEILPSVNYIACATLKGPDSHYGTKGMRKVTHEAPATGTKTCFTFCYAAGNNNGTSVEDGQIPEVIFYT, from the exons ATGCGCTGTTGTGTATGTTTATTCCAGCAAAGCCTGCAGTGCTCACCATCCAAGATGGCTGCGGGTGAAAGCAATAGCCGATCCTCATGTCTAAACTTGACTAATTCGGGGCCTCTAGGTAATGCGCCGCCGAGCAACAGCGCCCATTCTTCGCCCGCGAGCAACGGGGGATCCATGGGTACAGCCGGGGGGATTAACCGGAGCGCGGGGAATTCGAACCCTCAATCGGGCCCGGAAAACGGCGGAGGCGCCGAGTCTGCGGTGAGAAGCACGCCGAGCACGCAGAACAATTCTCGGCAGTCGATCGGTCAGAGCGGAGCGACTTCAGGCGCTGCGTCAAACATGACGgcgacatcatcatcatcctcctcaTCCGCGTCTACCGCATCCACCGATGCGTCCGCCGCCGTCCCCTCGCTTCCCAGCAGCCCGGCTTCGGTTTTGGTTTATCGAGAGCCGGTCTACAACTGGCAAGCGACAAAAAGTACAGTGAAAGAAAGGTTTGCATTTTTGTTTAACAACGAAGTGCTAAGTGACGTCCATTTTTTGGTTGGGAAGGGAATGGGAGTGCAGCGCATTCCAGCGCACAG ATTTTTATACTCGGATGAAGTGCAAATTGGACCAGAGACCGTTATGACCACACTGTACACAGCCAAAAAGTATGCAGTACCTGCACTCGAGGCCCACTGTGTCGAATTCTTGAAGAAAAATCTACGTGCTGACAATGCGTTTATGTTGCTTACCCAG GCACGGCTTTTTGACGAGCCCCAGCTGGCTAGTCTCTGCTTAGAAAATATCGACAAGAACACCGCTGATGCCCTAGCCGCCGAGGGCTTCACAGATATTGACCTTG ACACCCTCATGGCAGTTCTGGAGAGAGACACGCTGGGTGTACGGGAAGTGCGTCTCTTCGGGGCCGCGGTTCGTTGGGCGGACGCTGAGGCCCAAAGGCAACAGTTACAGCCCACGCCGGAGAACAAGCGTAGAGTGTTGGGCAAATCGCTTTCCCTTATTCGCTTCCCGCTCATGACTATTGAAGAGTTTGCGGCAG GTCCAGCTCAGTCTGGCATACTCACAGACCGGGAGGTGGTCAGTTTGTTCTTGCATTTTACGGTCAATCCGAAACCACATGTGGAGTTTATTGACCGGCCTCGCTGTTGCCTCCGAGGGAAAGAGTGCAGCATCACACGTTTCAGTCAGGTGGAGAGCCGCTGGGGCTACAGCGGAACAAGTGACCGTATCCG GTTTTCAGTGAACCGTAGAATATTTGTGGTGGGATTTGGGCTCTATGGGTCCATACATGGTCCAACTGACTATCAGGTCAACATCCAG ATAATACATACAGACAGCAACACAGTTCTCGGTCAGAATGACACAGGCTTCAGCTGCGATGGAACAGCCAGTACCTTCCGAGTCATGTTCAAGGAGCCTGTGGAAATTCTTCCAAGCGTCAACTACATTGCCTGCGCCACCCTCAAG GGACCAGACTCTCATTATGGGACCAAGGGGATGCGTAAAGTCACACACGAAGCTCCTGCTACTGGTACCAAGACCTGCTTTACGTTCTGCTATGCGGCAGGAAACAACAACGGCACTTCCGTAGAGGATGGACAAATCCCAGAGGTCATCTTCTACACATAA
- the btbd2a gene encoding BTB/POZ domain-containing protein 2a isoform X1, whose product MRCCVCLFQQSLQCSPSKMAAGESNSRSSCLNLTNSGPLGNAPPSNSAHSSPASNGGSMGTAGGINRSAGNSNPQSGPENGGGAESAVRSTPSTQNNSRQSIGQSGATSGAASNMTATSSSSSSSASTASTDASAAVPSLPSSPASVLVYREPVYNWQATKSTVKERFAFLFNNEVLSDVHFLVGKGMGVQRIPAHRFALAVGSAVFDAMFNGGMATTSTEIELPDVEPAAFLALLKFLYSDEVQIGPETVMTTLYTAKKYAVPALEAHCVEFLKKNLRADNAFMLLTQARLFDEPQLASLCLENIDKNTADALAAEGFTDIDLDTLMAVLERDTLGVREVRLFGAAVRWADAEAQRQQLQPTPENKRRVLGKSLSLIRFPLMTIEEFAAGPAQSGILTDREVVSLFLHFTVNPKPHVEFIDRPRCCLRGKECSITRFSQVESRWGYSGTSDRIRFSVNRRIFVVGFGLYGSIHGPTDYQVNIQIIHTDSNTVLGQNDTGFSCDGTASTFRVMFKEPVEILPSVNYIACATLKGPDSHYGTKGMRKVTHEAPATGTKTCFTFCYAAGNNNGTSVEDGQIPEVIFYT is encoded by the exons ATGCGCTGTTGTGTATGTTTATTCCAGCAAAGCCTGCAGTGCTCACCATCCAAGATGGCTGCGGGTGAAAGCAATAGCCGATCCTCATGTCTAAACTTGACTAATTCGGGGCCTCTAGGTAATGCGCCGCCGAGCAACAGCGCCCATTCTTCGCCCGCGAGCAACGGGGGATCCATGGGTACAGCCGGGGGGATTAACCGGAGCGCGGGGAATTCGAACCCTCAATCGGGCCCGGAAAACGGCGGAGGCGCCGAGTCTGCGGTGAGAAGCACGCCGAGCACGCAGAACAATTCTCGGCAGTCGATCGGTCAGAGCGGAGCGACTTCAGGCGCTGCGTCAAACATGACGgcgacatcatcatcatcctcctcaTCCGCGTCTACCGCATCCACCGATGCGTCCGCCGCCGTCCCCTCGCTTCCCAGCAGCCCGGCTTCGGTTTTGGTTTATCGAGAGCCGGTCTACAACTGGCAAGCGACAAAAAGTACAGTGAAAGAAAGGTTTGCATTTTTGTTTAACAACGAAGTGCTAAGTGACGTCCATTTTTTGGTTGGGAAGGGAATGGGAGTGCAGCGCATTCCAGCGCACAG ATTTGCTCTCGCTGTGGGAAGTGCCGTCTTTGATGCCATGTTCAACGGTGGCATGGCAACAACGTCGACCGAAATTGAACTGCCAGATGTGGAACCGGCTGCATTTCTAGCCCTTCTCAA ATTTTTATACTCGGATGAAGTGCAAATTGGACCAGAGACCGTTATGACCACACTGTACACAGCCAAAAAGTATGCAGTACCTGCACTCGAGGCCCACTGTGTCGAATTCTTGAAGAAAAATCTACGTGCTGACAATGCGTTTATGTTGCTTACCCAG GCACGGCTTTTTGACGAGCCCCAGCTGGCTAGTCTCTGCTTAGAAAATATCGACAAGAACACCGCTGATGCCCTAGCCGCCGAGGGCTTCACAGATATTGACCTTG ACACCCTCATGGCAGTTCTGGAGAGAGACACGCTGGGTGTACGGGAAGTGCGTCTCTTCGGGGCCGCGGTTCGTTGGGCGGACGCTGAGGCCCAAAGGCAACAGTTACAGCCCACGCCGGAGAACAAGCGTAGAGTGTTGGGCAAATCGCTTTCCCTTATTCGCTTCCCGCTCATGACTATTGAAGAGTTTGCGGCAG GTCCAGCTCAGTCTGGCATACTCACAGACCGGGAGGTGGTCAGTTTGTTCTTGCATTTTACGGTCAATCCGAAACCACATGTGGAGTTTATTGACCGGCCTCGCTGTTGCCTCCGAGGGAAAGAGTGCAGCATCACACGTTTCAGTCAGGTGGAGAGCCGCTGGGGCTACAGCGGAACAAGTGACCGTATCCG GTTTTCAGTGAACCGTAGAATATTTGTGGTGGGATTTGGGCTCTATGGGTCCATACATGGTCCAACTGACTATCAGGTCAACATCCAG ATAATACATACAGACAGCAACACAGTTCTCGGTCAGAATGACACAGGCTTCAGCTGCGATGGAACAGCCAGTACCTTCCGAGTCATGTTCAAGGAGCCTGTGGAAATTCTTCCAAGCGTCAACTACATTGCCTGCGCCACCCTCAAG GGACCAGACTCTCATTATGGGACCAAGGGGATGCGTAAAGTCACACACGAAGCTCCTGCTACTGGTACCAAGACCTGCTTTACGTTCTGCTATGCGGCAGGAAACAACAACGGCACTTCCGTAGAGGATGGACAAATCCCAGAGGTCATCTTCTACACATAA
- the btbd2a gene encoding BTB/POZ domain-containing protein 2a isoform X4, whose amino-acid sequence MRCCVCLFQQSLQCSPSKMAAGESNSRSSCLNLTNSGPLGNAPPSNSAHSSPASNGGSMGTAGGINRSAGNSNPQSGPENGGGAESAVRSTPSTQNNSRQSIGQSGATSGAASNMTATSSSSSSSASTASTDASAAVPSLPSSPASVLVYREPVYNWQATKSTVKERFLYSDEVQIGPETVMTTLYTAKKYAVPALEAHCVEFLKKNLRADNAFMLLTQARLFDEPQLASLCLENIDKNTADALAAEGFTDIDLDTLMAVLERDTLGVREVRLFGAAVRWADAEAQRQQLQPTPENKRRVLGKSLSLIRFPLMTIEEFAAGPAQSGILTDREVVSLFLHFTVNPKPHVEFIDRPRCCLRGKECSITRFSQVESRWGYSGTSDRIRFSVNRRIFVVGFGLYGSIHGPTDYQVNIQIIHTDSNTVLGQNDTGFSCDGTASTFRVMFKEPVEILPSVNYIACATLKGPDSHYGTKGMRKVTHEAPATGTKTCFTFCYAAGNNNGTSVEDGQIPEVIFYT is encoded by the exons ATGCGCTGTTGTGTATGTTTATTCCAGCAAAGCCTGCAGTGCTCACCATCCAAGATGGCTGCGGGTGAAAGCAATAGCCGATCCTCATGTCTAAACTTGACTAATTCGGGGCCTCTAGGTAATGCGCCGCCGAGCAACAGCGCCCATTCTTCGCCCGCGAGCAACGGGGGATCCATGGGTACAGCCGGGGGGATTAACCGGAGCGCGGGGAATTCGAACCCTCAATCGGGCCCGGAAAACGGCGGAGGCGCCGAGTCTGCGGTGAGAAGCACGCCGAGCACGCAGAACAATTCTCGGCAGTCGATCGGTCAGAGCGGAGCGACTTCAGGCGCTGCGTCAAACATGACGgcgacatcatcatcatcctcctcaTCCGCGTCTACCGCATCCACCGATGCGTCCGCCGCCGTCCCCTCGCTTCCCAGCAGCCCGGCTTCGGTTTTGGTTTATCGAGAGCCGGTCTACAACTGGCAAGCGACAAAAAGTACAGTGAAAGAAAG ATTTTTATACTCGGATGAAGTGCAAATTGGACCAGAGACCGTTATGACCACACTGTACACAGCCAAAAAGTATGCAGTACCTGCACTCGAGGCCCACTGTGTCGAATTCTTGAAGAAAAATCTACGTGCTGACAATGCGTTTATGTTGCTTACCCAG GCACGGCTTTTTGACGAGCCCCAGCTGGCTAGTCTCTGCTTAGAAAATATCGACAAGAACACCGCTGATGCCCTAGCCGCCGAGGGCTTCACAGATATTGACCTTG ACACCCTCATGGCAGTTCTGGAGAGAGACACGCTGGGTGTACGGGAAGTGCGTCTCTTCGGGGCCGCGGTTCGTTGGGCGGACGCTGAGGCCCAAAGGCAACAGTTACAGCCCACGCCGGAGAACAAGCGTAGAGTGTTGGGCAAATCGCTTTCCCTTATTCGCTTCCCGCTCATGACTATTGAAGAGTTTGCGGCAG GTCCAGCTCAGTCTGGCATACTCACAGACCGGGAGGTGGTCAGTTTGTTCTTGCATTTTACGGTCAATCCGAAACCACATGTGGAGTTTATTGACCGGCCTCGCTGTTGCCTCCGAGGGAAAGAGTGCAGCATCACACGTTTCAGTCAGGTGGAGAGCCGCTGGGGCTACAGCGGAACAAGTGACCGTATCCG GTTTTCAGTGAACCGTAGAATATTTGTGGTGGGATTTGGGCTCTATGGGTCCATACATGGTCCAACTGACTATCAGGTCAACATCCAG ATAATACATACAGACAGCAACACAGTTCTCGGTCAGAATGACACAGGCTTCAGCTGCGATGGAACAGCCAGTACCTTCCGAGTCATGTTCAAGGAGCCTGTGGAAATTCTTCCAAGCGTCAACTACATTGCCTGCGCCACCCTCAAG GGACCAGACTCTCATTATGGGACCAAGGGGATGCGTAAAGTCACACACGAAGCTCCTGCTACTGGTACCAAGACCTGCTTTACGTTCTGCTATGCGGCAGGAAACAACAACGGCACTTCCGTAGAGGATGGACAAATCCCAGAGGTCATCTTCTACACATAA
- the btbd2a gene encoding BTB/POZ domain-containing protein 2a isoform X2: MRCCVCLFQQSLQCSPSKMAAGESNSRSSCLNLTNSGPLGNAPPSNSAHSSPASNGGSMGTAGGINRSAGNSNPQSGPENGGGAESAVRSTPSTQNNSRQSIGQSGATSGAASNMTATSSSSSSSASTASTDASAAVPSLPSSPASVLVYREPVYNWQATKSTVKERFALAVGSAVFDAMFNGGMATTSTEIELPDVEPAAFLALLKFLYSDEVQIGPETVMTTLYTAKKYAVPALEAHCVEFLKKNLRADNAFMLLTQARLFDEPQLASLCLENIDKNTADALAAEGFTDIDLDTLMAVLERDTLGVREVRLFGAAVRWADAEAQRQQLQPTPENKRRVLGKSLSLIRFPLMTIEEFAAGPAQSGILTDREVVSLFLHFTVNPKPHVEFIDRPRCCLRGKECSITRFSQVESRWGYSGTSDRIRFSVNRRIFVVGFGLYGSIHGPTDYQVNIQIIHTDSNTVLGQNDTGFSCDGTASTFRVMFKEPVEILPSVNYIACATLKGPDSHYGTKGMRKVTHEAPATGTKTCFTFCYAAGNNNGTSVEDGQIPEVIFYT, from the exons ATGCGCTGTTGTGTATGTTTATTCCAGCAAAGCCTGCAGTGCTCACCATCCAAGATGGCTGCGGGTGAAAGCAATAGCCGATCCTCATGTCTAAACTTGACTAATTCGGGGCCTCTAGGTAATGCGCCGCCGAGCAACAGCGCCCATTCTTCGCCCGCGAGCAACGGGGGATCCATGGGTACAGCCGGGGGGATTAACCGGAGCGCGGGGAATTCGAACCCTCAATCGGGCCCGGAAAACGGCGGAGGCGCCGAGTCTGCGGTGAGAAGCACGCCGAGCACGCAGAACAATTCTCGGCAGTCGATCGGTCAGAGCGGAGCGACTTCAGGCGCTGCGTCAAACATGACGgcgacatcatcatcatcctcctcaTCCGCGTCTACCGCATCCACCGATGCGTCCGCCGCCGTCCCCTCGCTTCCCAGCAGCCCGGCTTCGGTTTTGGTTTATCGAGAGCCGGTCTACAACTGGCAAGCGACAAAAAGTACAGTGAAAGAAAG ATTTGCTCTCGCTGTGGGAAGTGCCGTCTTTGATGCCATGTTCAACGGTGGCATGGCAACAACGTCGACCGAAATTGAACTGCCAGATGTGGAACCGGCTGCATTTCTAGCCCTTCTCAA ATTTTTATACTCGGATGAAGTGCAAATTGGACCAGAGACCGTTATGACCACACTGTACACAGCCAAAAAGTATGCAGTACCTGCACTCGAGGCCCACTGTGTCGAATTCTTGAAGAAAAATCTACGTGCTGACAATGCGTTTATGTTGCTTACCCAG GCACGGCTTTTTGACGAGCCCCAGCTGGCTAGTCTCTGCTTAGAAAATATCGACAAGAACACCGCTGATGCCCTAGCCGCCGAGGGCTTCACAGATATTGACCTTG ACACCCTCATGGCAGTTCTGGAGAGAGACACGCTGGGTGTACGGGAAGTGCGTCTCTTCGGGGCCGCGGTTCGTTGGGCGGACGCTGAGGCCCAAAGGCAACAGTTACAGCCCACGCCGGAGAACAAGCGTAGAGTGTTGGGCAAATCGCTTTCCCTTATTCGCTTCCCGCTCATGACTATTGAAGAGTTTGCGGCAG GTCCAGCTCAGTCTGGCATACTCACAGACCGGGAGGTGGTCAGTTTGTTCTTGCATTTTACGGTCAATCCGAAACCACATGTGGAGTTTATTGACCGGCCTCGCTGTTGCCTCCGAGGGAAAGAGTGCAGCATCACACGTTTCAGTCAGGTGGAGAGCCGCTGGGGCTACAGCGGAACAAGTGACCGTATCCG GTTTTCAGTGAACCGTAGAATATTTGTGGTGGGATTTGGGCTCTATGGGTCCATACATGGTCCAACTGACTATCAGGTCAACATCCAG ATAATACATACAGACAGCAACACAGTTCTCGGTCAGAATGACACAGGCTTCAGCTGCGATGGAACAGCCAGTACCTTCCGAGTCATGTTCAAGGAGCCTGTGGAAATTCTTCCAAGCGTCAACTACATTGCCTGCGCCACCCTCAAG GGACCAGACTCTCATTATGGGACCAAGGGGATGCGTAAAGTCACACACGAAGCTCCTGCTACTGGTACCAAGACCTGCTTTACGTTCTGCTATGCGGCAGGAAACAACAACGGCACTTCCGTAGAGGATGGACAAATCCCAGAGGTCATCTTCTACACATAA